A part of Rhinolophus ferrumequinum isolate MPI-CBG mRhiFer1 chromosome 11, mRhiFer1_v1.p, whole genome shotgun sequence genomic DNA contains:
- the APOA5 gene encoding apolipoprotein A-V, with protein sequence MASMAAVLTWALALLSALSTTQAQKVFWDYFSQSSGDKGRVEQTQRQKLAREPASLKDSLEQDLNNMDKFLEKLGPLSGQGREPPSLPYDPVGMRQQLQEELEEVRARLEPYMAEVHERVGWNLEGLRRSLKPYTTDLMEQVALRVQELQEQLPLVGEDTKAQLLWGVDEVRGLLQELQNRVVHHTGRVKALFHPYAERLVTGIGHHVQELHRSVAPHAAASPARLSRCVQVLSRKLTLKAKALHEHIQQNLDQLREELSAFARARTDGAEEGPGRDPQVLSQEVRQRLQAFRHDTFLQIAAFTRAIDRETEEVQLQLAPPPPGHSAFAPEFLQADSSQARSKLQARLDDLWEDINYSLHDHDFGHLGEP encoded by the exons ATGGCAAGCATGGCTGCAGTTCTGACCTGGGCTCTGGCTCTCCTCTCAG CATTGTCAACCACCCAGGCACAGAAAGTCTTCTGGGACTATTTCAGCCAGAGCAGTGGGGACAAAGGCAGGGTGGAGCAGACCCAGAGACAGAAGCTGGCACGGGAGCCTGC GAGCCTGAAGGACAGCCTTGAACAAGACCTCAACAATATGGACAAGTTCCTGGAAAAGCTGGGCCCCCTgagtgggcaggggagggagccGCCCAGCCTTCCATACGATCCGGTGGGCATGCGGCAGCAActgcaggaggagctggaggaggtgagggcgCGCCTGGAGCCCTACATGGCGGAGGTGCATGAGCGCGTGGGCTGGAACCTGGAGGGATTGAGGCGGAGTCTGAAACCCTACACCACGGACTTGATGGAGCAGGTGGCCCTGCGCGTACAGGAGTTACAGGAGCAGTTGCCCTTGGTCGGAGAGGACACCAAGGCCCAGCTGCTGTGGGGCGTGGATGAGGTGCGCGGCCTGCTGCAGGAGCTGCAGAATCGCGTGGTGCACCACACTGGCCGCGTGAAGGCGTTGTTCCACCCATACGCTGAACGCCTGGTGACAGGCATCGGGCACCACGTACAGGAGCTGCACCGCAGCGTGGCGCCGCACGCTGCCGCCAGCCCGGCGCGCCTCAGCCGCTGTGTGCAGGTGCTCTCGCGCAAGCTCACGCTCAAGGCCAAAGCCTTGCATGAGCACATCCAGCAGAACCTAGACCAGCTGCGTGAAGAGCTCAGCGCCTTTGCCCGCGCCAGGACGGACGGCGCGGAGGAAGGACCCGGCCGGGATCCGCAGGTGCTGTCCCAGGAGGTGCGCCAGCGACTCCAGGCTTTCCGCCACGACACATTCCTGCAGATCGCCGCCTTCACCCGCGCCATTGATCGGGAGACGGAAGAGGTCCAGCTGCAGCTGGCGCCGCCCCCGCCAGGCCACAGCGCGTTCGCCCCAGAGTTCCTCCAAGCCGACAGCAGCCAGGCCCGAAGCAAGTTGCAGGCCCGTCTCGACGACCTGTGGGAAGACATAAACTATAGCCTTCATGACCATGATTTCGGCCATCTGGGGGAGCCCTGA